A section of the Callospermophilus lateralis isolate mCalLat2 chromosome 16, mCalLat2.hap1, whole genome shotgun sequence genome encodes:
- the Ccne2 gene encoding G1/S-specific cyclin-E2, whose amino-acid sequence MSRRSSRLQAKQHAQPSQPDSPQEIQIIQAKKRKTAQDVKKRREEVTKKHQYEIRNCWPPVLSGGISPCIIIETPHKEIETSDFSRFTNYRFKNLFINPSPLPDLSWGCSKEVWLNMLKKESRYVHDKHFEVLHSDLEPQMRSILLDWLLEVCEVYTLHRETFYLAQDFFDRFMLTQKDINKNMLQLIGITSLFIASKLEEIYAPKLQEFAYVTDGACSEEDILRMELVILKALKWELCPVTVISWLNLFLQVDALKDAPKVLLPQYSQETFIQIAQLLDLCILAIDSLEFQYRILAAAALCHFTSIEVVKKASGLEWDIISECVDWMVPFVSVVKSTSPVKLKTFKKIPMEDRHNIQTHTNYLAMLDEVNYVNTFRKGGQLSPVCNGGIMTPPKSTEKPPGKH is encoded by the exons ATGTCAAGACGCAG TAGCCGTTTACAAGCTAAGCAGCATGCTCAGCCCAGCCAGCCAGACTCACCCCAAGAAATCCAGATAATCCAGGCCAAGAAGAGAAAAACAGCACAG GatgtaaaaaaaagaagagaggagGTCACCAAGAAACATCAATATGAGATTAGG AATTGTTGGCCACCTGTATTATCCGGGGGAATCAGTCCTTGCATTATCATTGAAACACCccacaaagaaatagaaacaagTGACTTTTCCAGATTTACAAATTAcagatttaaaaatctttttattaaTCCTTCACCTTTGCCAGATTTAAG CTGGGGATGTTCAAAGGAGGTCTGGCTAAACATGCTAAAAAAAGAGAGCAGATATGTTCATGACAAGCATTTTGAAGTTCTACATTCTGACTTGGAACCACAGATGAGGTCAATACTTCTAGACTGGCTTTTAGAG GTATGTGAAGTATACACACTTCATAGGGAAACATTTTATCTTGCACAAGATTTTTTTGATAGATTTATGTTGACACAAAAGGATATAAACAAAAATATGCTTCAACTTATTGGAATTACCTCATTATTCATTGCTTCCAAACTTGAG GAAATCTATGCTCCAAAACTCCAAGAGTTTGCTTATGTCACTGATGGTGCTTGCAGTGAAGAGGATATCTTAAGGATGGAACTCGTTATATTAAAG GCTTTAAAATGGGAACTTTGTCCTGTAACAGTCATCTCCTGGTTAAATCTCTTTCTCCAAGTTGATGCTCTTAAGGATGCTCCTAAAGTTCTTCTACCTCAGTATTCTCAGGAAACATTCATTCAAATAGCTCAG CTTTTAGATCTGTGTATTTTAGCCATTGACTCCTTAGAGTTCCAGTACAGAATATTGGCAGCTGCTGCCTTGTGCCATTTTACCTCCATTGAAGTGGTTAAGAAAGCCTCAG GTTTGGAATGGGACATCATCTCAGAATGTGTAGACTGGATGGTGCCTTTTGTCAGTGTAGTAAAAAGTACTAGTCCAGTGAAGCTAAAGACTTTTAAGAAGATACCTATGGAAGACAGACATAATATCCAGACACATACAAATTATTTGGCTATGCTG GATGAAGTAAATTATGTAAACACCTTTAGAAAAGGGGGACAGCTGTCACCAGTGTGCAATGGGGGCATTATGACACCACCGAAGAGCACTGAAAAACCACCAGGAAAACACTAA